In Brachypodium distachyon strain Bd21 chromosome 2, Brachypodium_distachyon_v3.0, whole genome shotgun sequence, one genomic interval encodes:
- the LOC104582529 gene encoding protein argonaute MEL1 codes for MSGDDGDKAKACGGGGEYETFRGPPSYPPPHPPVVGYPQPAPPPGLYGQREPYSRNRGGYQAGTGYPRYNCCDHWGYHWT; via the exons atgaGCGGAGACGACGGCGACAAGGCCAAggcttgcggcggcggaggggagtACGAGACGTTCCGGGGGCCTCCCAGCTACCCTCCCCCGCACCCGCCGGTCGTCGGGTACCCGCagcccgccccgccgcccggCCTCTATGGCCAGCGCGAGCCCTACTCCCGCAACCGCGGCGGATACCAGGCCGGGACAG GCTACCCTCGCTACAATTGCTGTGATCATTGGGGCTACCACTGGACCTAG
- the LOC100835830 gene encoding GDSL esterase/lipase At4g10955, producing the protein MGGSGGGGKPPAWEFHATGPRNLSNPSWRDLIRSTSTWTDPSYRRIAISCFVQAAYLLEFDRQENRTGENALAPNWWKPFKYKLVCSLIDSRDESIYGALLEWDQLAALSDLIMLRPNGAPKAVLALRGTILKQLTVARDLEDDLRFFARESLRSSVRFVGALEVLKSAIDKHGSNNVCIAGHSLGAGFAMQVGKTLAQDGIFVECHLFNPPSVSLGMGLRKLQEKADKVFKRYISGSSSNAGEISCPREKGEIASEIGEEKLIKEVKRWVPNLYINNCDYICCFYLDRSGEATVAAEKHDDSHSDARAKVFVITKGPQKFLKAHGLQQWWSDDSELHLAVHDSKLMYRHLKSLYVKES; encoded by the exons ATGGGGGGcagtggtggcggcggcaagcCGCCGGCATGGGAGTTCCACGCAACGGGGCCGCGCAACCTCTCCAACCCCAGCTGGAGGGACCTTATCCGCTCTACCTCTACCTG GACGGATCCCAGCTACAGAAGAATTGCAATTTCGTGCTTCGTGCAGGCCGCATATCTTCTGGAGTTTGACAGGCAAGAGAATAGAACCGGTGAAAACGCCCTCGCTCCTAACTGGTGGAAGCCATTCAAATATAAGCTGGTATGTTCTTTGATTGATTCGAGAGACGAATCCATATACGGGGCACTTCTAGAATGGGACCAGCTTGCTGCACTATCAGACCTGATAATGCTGAGGCCTAATGGTGCTCCAAAGGCTGTCCTTGCACTGAGGGGAACAATATTGAAGCAGTTAACTGTTGCGAGAGACTTGGAGGATGACTTAAGGTTCTTTGCACGGGAGAGCTTGAGGAGTTCTGTCAGGTTCGTTGGAGCGTTGGAGGTGCTCAAGTCGGCAATCGATAAACATGGCAGCAACAATGTGTGCATTGCTGGGCATTCCTTGGGTGCTGGCTTTGCTATGCAGGTTGGGAAGACTTTGGCTCAGGATGGAATCTTTGTGGAATGCCATTTGTTTAACCCACCATCAGTGTCACTTGGCATGGGCCTAAGGAAACTTCAAGAGAAAGCCGACAAGGTCTTCAAGCGATACATCAGTGGCAGCTCCTCAAATGCAGGCGAAATTTCTTGCCCgagagagaagggagaaaTTGCCTCTGAAATTGGGGAAGAAAAGCTGATCAAGGAGGTGAAAAGATGGGTGCCGAACCTGTACATCAACAACTGTGACTACATTTGCTGCTTTTATCTTGACCGTAGTGGTGAAGCCACCGTTGCTGCTGAGAAGCATGATGACAGTCATTCCGATGCGCGTGCCAAGGTGTTTGTGATTACCAAAGGACCACAGAAGTTCCTTAAAGCTCATGGGCTGCAGCAATGGTGGTCGGATGATTCTGAGCTCCATCTAGCTGTACATGATAGCAAGCTCATGTATAGGCACCTGAAGTCCCTGTATGTCAAAGAATCGTAG